A genomic segment from Centroberyx gerrardi isolate f3 chromosome 22, fCenGer3.hap1.cur.20231027, whole genome shotgun sequence encodes:
- the psme1 gene encoding proteasome activator complex subunit 1, which produces MASLDIRPESKKQVDDFCQQLTKEAETLVSTFFPQKIAETEMLLKTSLSFDDLASLKAPLDIPIPDPAKEEAKRKKKEEKEAKEGKKDKDKDSDKEDEDAGPPCGPICCNERVESLLQEVKPHIQTLKEKLNTVSMWVQLQIPKIEDGNNFGVAVQEKVFELLTNTRTKIEGFQTQISKYYSERGDAVAKASKQPHVGDYRQLVHELDQYQYCELHLVVLEIRNTYAVLFDIINKNYDKIKKPRGDCKALIY; this is translated from the exons ATGGCTTCTCTGGATATTCGCCCCGAGTCGAAGAAACAG GTGGATGACTTCTGCCAGCAGCTCACCAAAGAG GCAGAAACCCTGGTTTCAACATTTTTCCCTCAGAAGATTGCAGAGACGGAGATGCTGTTGAAG ACGTCTCTCAGCTTCGATGACCTGGCGTCCCTGAAGGCTCCACTGGACATCCCCATACCAGACCCGGCTAAAGAGGAGGCCAAGCgcaagaagaaggaggag AAGGAGGcaaaggaggggaagaaagacaAGGACAAGGACAGCGACAAAGAAGATGAAGACGCAG GGCCTCCCTGTGGTCCCATCTGCTGCAACGAGCGTGTGGAGAGCCTGCTGCAGGAGGTGAAGCCTCACATCCAGACGCTGAAGGAGAAACTCAAcacg GTGTCCATGTGGGTGCAACTCCAAATTCCTAAAATTGAAGATGGTAACAACTTTGGAGTGGCTGTACAG GAAAAAGTGTTTGAGCTGCTGACCAACACACGCACCAAGATCGAGGGGTTCCAGACTCAGATTTCAAA ATACTACAGTGAGAGAGGCGACGCCGTGGCCAAGGCCTCCAAACAGCCCCATGTG GGAGACTACAGACAGCTGGTTCATGAACTGGACCAGTACCAGTACTGTGAGCTTCATCTCGTGGTCCTGGAGATCCGCAACACATAT gctgtCCTGTTTGACATCATTAACAAGAACTATGACAAGATTAAGAAGCCAAGAGGAGACTGCAAAGCTCTCATCTACTGA